Genomic window (Chryseobacterium sp. H1D6B):
GCACAGTTTGGAGGTCAGTTCATCTAAAATCTTTTCTGAAATACATTAAATAAAACTGTACAGATGATGCCTGTACAGTTTTAAACTTGAAAATCATTACGTTAAATGAAAAATTGATACATTTATGTTATGGAAAAGAAAGAAAATACACCTTTAAAAATAACTTCCATTTCTGAGCTGCATCATTTAATGGATCTTCCTAAACCGCTTCATCCCTTGATAAGCCTGGTAGATAATACTAAAATGAGCGTGAATACAGAGTTGTTCAACCGAAGCTTTGCACTGGATTTTTATAAAATTTCATATAAATATTCTGAAAATGGAAAGATGGGATACGGGCAGGGATATTATGATTTCAATGAAGGCGGAATGATGTTTACGGCTCCCAATCAAATCCTATTTACCGATCAGGAATCTCAATATTGTGGTTATACCTTGTTGATTCACCCTGATTTTATCCGAAATTATCCGGTGGCGAAAAACATTAAAAAATATGGGTTCTTTTCTTATGATACCAATGAAGCACTTCATTTGTCAGACAAAGAAAAAACTACTGTTACGGGATTATTAGACAATATTCAGGACGAACTGAATACAGCAATTGATGAGGTAAGCCAGGACGTTATTGTGTCTTATATTGAAGTATTACTGAATTACAGCAACCGTTTTTATAAGAGACAGTTCATTACACGAAAAGCCCTTAATAATGATGTTCTTTCTAAAATGGAGCATATTTTAGACAATTATTTCAATACACAGGAAACTTTAAATACTGGACTTCCTACTGTAGAATTTCTGGCTTCTAAACTTAATTTATCACCTCATTATTTAAGTGATATGCTCCGCAATCTTACTGGCCAGAATGCACAGCAGCATATTCACGAAAAGCTGATCGAAAAAGCCAAAGAATATCTTACAACTACTAATTTTTCAGTATCAGAAGTAGCCTATCATCTGGGGTTTGAACATTCACAGTCTTTTAATAAATTATTTAAAAAGAAAACCAATATAACTCCTTTGAACTTTAAGCAGTCTTTTAATTAAAGTGATTTTAGAATTAAAATTATTCAGACGAAATAATAAATACCTTAACCTTTATCAAATTTGATGAAGGTTATTTTTTTATAGAAACTTCATTAATATCAATATCTATGGGGATTTTTTATAATGTTGGATGGGTGTTTTTAAAATAATTTATAGTGAATCCGGAAAGAAGCTGAATAATTTGTATTTCTTTTAGGAAATAATACAATAAAATCTTATTTTTATAAGTATAAAACAATGGGAGGGGATTTATTTGGAGTTTTAAGAAACAGTGATTTTTTTTGACAACTTTTTATACAACATTTTTTAATATGATAAAAAATAGATATATCCTTTTCATTTCAGTACTATTGTTTTCCTGCAGTGAAAAAAAACCACAAAAAAAAGAAACCCCCGTACAAAGTTATCAAGTACTGACTCTGGCTCCCAGACAGGTTACTGTTTACAATGATTTTCCAGCATCCGTACAGGGCGAAAATGTTGTAGAGATCAAGCCGATGGTATCAGGTTATCTTCAAGATATCTATGTGCCGGAAGGAGCTTCTGTAACGAAGGGACAGTTATTGTTCCGGATCAAAAATCCACAGTATGAACAGGATATCATTACTGCTAAAGGAGCTATAAAAATTGCAGAAGCTAACGTAAATACTGCCCGTATGAACGTAGAAAAGGCAAGACCTTTAGTAGAGCAGGAAATCGTAAGTAAATATGAACTGAGCTCAGCTTTATATACACTGCAGTCCCAGCAGGCTGCCTTATCTCAGGCAAAAGCAACTCTTTCCAATGCCCAGACCAATCAAGGCTACACTTATATCCGAAGTCCGCAGAATGGAACTATCGGCCTTATTCCTTATAAAATCGGAGCATTAGTAAGCAGTACGACTGCAGACCCGCTTACTACATTATCTAACACTACTAATGTGTTTGCTTACTTTTCTCTTAGTGAAAAACAGCTTTTGGATTTCATGAATACAATGAAAGGAAGTACCACGCTTGAAAAATTAAACAATATGCCTCTTGTCACCTTAGTATTGGCAGATGGAACTGTTTATCCTCAAAAAGGCAGACTGGAAACAGCAAGCGGTGGTATTGACAGCAGTACAGGAACAGCTACTTTTAAGGCGATATTCGATAATAAATTAGGGCTTATCCAAAACGGGGCAAGTGCCACTATCCGCATCCCAGTGAGCTTAGATAATGCTTTATTAGCACCGCAGACAGCAATTTATCAGATGCAGGATAAATCCTTTGTCTATCAATTAATGAAAGGCAATCAGGTAATGAGTACAGCAGTAACAACTTCACCTACAGATGACGGCAATTTTACTGTCATTAAAAGCGGAGTAAAAGCAGGAGATAAAGTTCTTCTTAACGGGCTTAATATCAGTGATAGTACAGTGGTGAAACCAATACCAGCCAATGCCGAAGCTGTCTACAGTACCATGAAAACCAAATCTAATTAACAGGTCATGCTAAAGCTATTTATAAGAAGACCGGTATTAAGTACAGTGATCTCTGTGATCATTGTTGTACTGGGTATTTTGGGCGTAAGCAGTCTGCCTGTGGCACAGTATCCTGATATTGCACCGCCTACCATTCAGGTATCGGCTTCCTATCCTGGAGCAAATACGACAACGCTTATTAATAGTGTCGTTTTCCCCTTAGAACAGCAGATCAACGGTGTGGAAGGCATGACGTATATGACCTCATCAGCCAGTAATACAGGATCAGCCAGTATCAGTGTTTATTTTGCAGTAGGGGTGGATCCTAATCAAGCCGCTGTTGATGTACAGAACCGGATAAGTACTGTATTAGCTAAACTTCCGCTGGCTGTAACACAGGCCGGTGTAACCGTTAGAAAACAACAGAGCAGTAACGTACTCATTGTAGGATTATACAGTGAGCGCGCTCAGTATGATCAGAAATTTTTACAAAACTATACAGCAATAAATCTTGTCCCTCAGCTGCAGAGAGCAAAAGGGGTGGGCGGAGCAACAATATTTGGCGGAGCTATGACTTATGCAATGCGGATCTGGCTCCAACCGGATAAAATGGCAGCTTATGGATTAGTTCCTGCAGATGTCACGGCCGCTTTAAATGCACAAAGTTTTAACGCTGCTCCGGGTAAAATCGGGGATAATATGGATCAGGCATTTCAGTATGATATTACCTATTCCGGTACACTGACTTCGCTGGACCAGTTTCAAAATGTGATTATCAAATCAATAGGAAGCGGACAGTATCTCTATTTAAAAGATGTTGCACGTATTGATTTAGGAACGCAGACTTATACAAGCGCCACGGCCATTAATGGTAAACCGGCTGTAGCGATTGCTGTAAGCCAGACTCCGGGTTCTAATGCACAAGAGGTAATTGTAGGAGCTCAGAAAGTAATGGCTGATGCATCAAAAAGTTTTCCTTCCGGAATTAAAATGATGGAACTGGTAAATATCAATAATTTCCTCAGTGAAAGTATTACCAAAGTACTTCACACATTGATTGAATGTTTTTTACTGGTATTTGTGGTGATCCTTATTTTTTTACAAGATGTACGTTCCACCATTATTCATGGTGTTTCGGTTCCCGTATCTATTATAGGAACATTTTTCTTTCTGTATTTATTTGGATACAGCCTCAATCTCCTTACTTTGTTTGCTTTAGTGCTTGCAATCGGTATTGTAGTAGATGATGCCGTAGTGGTAGTAGAAGCTGTACACAGCAAATTAGAACACGGATATACGTCGCCCCGTAAAGCAGCAATTGACGCTATGGGAGAGATTGCTCCAGCAATTATCTCTATTACCCTTGTAATGGCTTCAGTATTTCTTCCTGTGACTTTCTTAGGAGGTTCAGCAGGAGTATTTTATAAACAGTTTGGAATTACATTAGCCATTGCTATTATGATTTCGGCAGTAAATGCACTAACATTAAGTCCCGCTCTGGCTGCTATGTTCTTACGGCCTCACAAGCAGGAAGAAAAAGGAGCCAAAAAAGGTTTCCTGCAAAAAATAAAAGATGGTTTTAATTCCAATTATGAAAAATTAATTAATAAATATACAGCTTCTATAGGCTTTTTGATAAAAAGGAAATGGATGACTGCCGGTATTGTATTACTTTTTGGAGGACTCTTTTATTTTACTATCAAAAGTGTGGCTTCAAGTTTTGTTCCTTCAGAGGATATGGGAACTATTTTTGTCAATGTAACCCTTCCTGCAGCAGCGACTAAAGAAAGAGTACAAATTATAAATAAACAGATCGATCAGATTGCCCATACCATCCCGCAAGTACAGGCATCCATGACTACATTGGGGCAGAATCAATTAGGAGGAAGCGGAAGTTCTTACGGAATGCTTATTTTAAGGCTTACCCCTTGGAGCCAGCGTCCCGGAATTACAGATAAAGATGTAATTCAGCAGCTTACGGAAAAAACAAAAAATATACAGGGAGCATCCATCAATTTCATGCAACAGCCTACTATAAGCGGTTTTGGAACCAGCGGAGGATTTACATTTCAAATAGAAGATAGAGGAGGACATTCTATCAGTGACTTTTACGCAGTAGCACAGAATTTTTTAGCAGCATTAAATAAAAGAAGCGAAATTCAATACGCTGCCACAGCATTCAATCCAAATTTCCCTCAGTATGAAGTTGACGTAAACATCGCTAAATGCGAAGATAACGGCATACAGCCTGCAGATATTCTAAACTTGATGAATGTCTACTATGGAAGTTCATATGTAAGTAATTTTACTGAATTCGGGCAGCAGTACCAGATCATTCTGCAGGCTGATAATCCTTACAGAGGAACCGTTGAGCAGATGAATAATATTAAAATACGCACCAGCAGCGGAACGATGAGCCCTGTTTCAGAGTATATCACGATGAAAAAAGTGTACGGCCCTTCTTCTATATCGAGGTTTAATATGTATAATGCTATCTCAGTGAATGGTTCACCTAATATAGGATTCAGTACAGGCCAATCCATGGAAGCTATCAATGAAGTTGCGGCTAAAGTGCTGCCTCCCGGTTACAGCTTTGAGTACAGCGGTATAAGTAAAGAGGAACAAAGTTCTGGTTCGCAGGCAGGAATCATATTCCTATTAAGTCTTTGTTTTGTCTATCTTTTACTAAGTGCTTTATACGAAAGCTATATTCTTCCGCTGGCAGTAATTCTTTCACTGCCGGTAGGCTTGAGCGGTATATTTGTTTTTGCAAAATTGTTTGGGATAGATAATAATATCTACGTACAGATCTGTATGATTATGCTGATAGGACTATTAGCCAAGAATGCTATTTTAATGGTAGAATTTTCTTTAGAAAAAAGACATGAAGGGATGGATCTTCTTGAAAGTGCACTTGCCGGAGCAAAAATTAGAATACGGCCTATATTAATGACCTCACTGGCTTTTATTTTCGGTTTGATGCCTTTGATGTTTTCAACCGGTGTAGGAGCCAATGGGAATAAATCAATTGGGATCGGATCTATAGGCGGAATGCTGTTTGGAACCCTGCTCGGAATATTTGTAATACCCGGCCTTTATGTAATTTTCCAAGGATTGCAGGAGAAGATAAGAAGCAACAAATATGACGATAACGACGAACTGATTGTTGAGAATAAAAAATAACCTTACAGCGAAAAGTATGAAACATTGGAAAAAACAATATAATTTTTTTGTACAGATTACAGCTTTTTCACTTGTACTTTACAGCTGTGATGTTACCAAACCTTATGTAAATAAACAGACTGTTCCGGATCATTTATATGGAGATACAGCAACGGATCCCAATGCTAATATGGCTGTACTTTCATGGAAAGAAATTTTTAAAGATCCTTTATTGCAGGAACTTATTACTGAAGGAATTGAAAATAATTTAGATCTGAAAACAGCGGCGGCTAATCTAAAGGCTGCAGAAGCAAATTTTGTACAGAGCAAGCAGGCATTTTTACCCTCACTTTCAGGAAATGCTTCGGCAGGAGCATATCACCCCTCTAATGCGCAGGCTTCTAATACACAGGTGTATCAGTTATATGCACTTTCATCATGGCAGGCAGATATATGGGGAAAACTGAGGAGTACAAAACGTTCTATGTATGCGAGTTATCTTGCAAGTGAAGCTTACAGGCAGGCAGTACAGACCCAGCTTGTTGCCAATATAGCAGTCACTTATTATCAGCTGCTGGCTTATGATGAGCAGCTGAATATTGTCCAGCAGTCATTAGTAGTGTATTCTAAGGATACAGAAACGATGAAGATCTTAAAAAACAGTGATGTGGTTACCGGTGCTGCAGTAGTTCAAAGTGCAGCAAATTATTATGCCGTAAAATCTACAGTCCCGGATATTAAAAATAACATCCGCCAGGCAGAAAATACAATGTCGTTATTACTAGGCAGAACACCCGGAACCATTAAACGTGATTCACTTTTTAATGAACAGGTTTATAGCGAATTATCTACGGGACTTCCAGTACAGCTTTTAGCTAACAGACCCGATGTAAAAGAGGCAGAAATGCAGCTTAGAAGCTATTTTGAACAGGTAAATATTGCTGAAACTTCTTTTTATCCGGCTCTTACAATAACGGGGCAGGCAGGTTTATACAGCACGCAGTTAAAATCTTTTTTTAGTGCAGGGGCTTTTCTTGCTAATATTGTCGGCGGTTTGACGCAGCCAATTTTTAATAACGGTCTTAATAAACAAAAATTAAAAATAGCGCAGGCTAATTACGAAGCCGCTGCCTATAATTACAGCAAAGTATTGCTTACGGCGGGGCAGGAAGTTTCTAATGCACTTTATCAATACCAGATGGTTGATGAAAAAACTCCTTCACGCCAAGAGCAGATCGCCAACCTTGAAAAAGCAGTTCATTTTACAAAAGAGTTATTAAAATATACAAGTGCTACAAACTATACAGACGTTCTCACTTCTGAGCAGAGTCTTTTAAGTGCAAAGCAAAGTGCGGTTACCGATAAACTGCAGCAGCTCCAGGCGGTCGTTAATCTTTATGCGGCTTTGGGTGGAGGATGGAAGTAAATTGAAAAGAAAGGGTAAAAAGACAGTATATTATTTTTTGAATATATTCTAAAAATAAAACAAAGTTCTCAAATTGAGAACTTTGTTTCTGTAAAAAAATATGAATTTTAGCTGAAATACTCTAAACTAGGCTAGAGGAATCCATTCTTCAACTGTAAGAACATCAGCCTGGCGCGGAAATATTTTGGTGGTTAGTACGCGGTGTACTTCCTCGTCAGCATCTAAGCAGCAGTCTGCCAATACAGTTAATCGATAATCTTTATCTGCCGCTTCGCGAAGAGTTGATAAAACGACTCCGCTGGTAGAAATACCTGCCATAATTAGGTGCTGGGCTCCATAAGCCCGTAATACGACTTCCAGATCACTGCCGGTAAATGCACTGAAACGCTTCTTGGTAACTACAACTTCGTCGAGCTGAGGTTTTACATCTTCATGAATTTTCATGAACTCAGCCATGTCAATAGCTGCAAAATGGTCTTTGCTGGCGGCAAAAGATTTATTGTTTAAACTTATTTCTGGGCTATTCTGTCTAAAACCCACCGTTACATAAATAATTGGAATTTTCTGGCTGCGGGCTTTAGAGATAGCTTTGGCTGTATTTTTTAAAAGATTTGATGCATCTGGAAGCATGCCTAGGATTCCGGTTTGCATATCCATAACTAAAAGGACGGTTTTTTGTTGTTCCATGTGATTGATTTTAATTGTTAATAATAGATTACTCTGCAATTGGTTGTTTAGATTGATATAGTAATTTAATGAATAATAAAGCAATTAATACAGCAAGAATGCCTTGGCAGAACATCGTAGCAGGAGCGCCTATTTTCTGGGAGATGATACCGATCAGGAGACTGCCTAATGGCAGCATACCGAAATAAGCCATCGCTACATAACTCATCACCCGGCCGCGCATATGAGAAGCAGCTTCAGTCTGTATAACGGCTATGCTGGCAGACATCGGTGTGATGGATCCCAGCCCAATAATAACAGCAAACGGTAATGAAACAGGGAAATAGGAGGTATGTGAAAACAGCATCAGTCCTATTCCCAGTACAATAATGCTTCCTAACAAAAACTTTCTGAGGTCTGCACCTCTTTTAGCAGAAGCAAGAAAAAAAGTACCGATTAATGCACCTAGTCCGATAGCGCCGGTAATGTATCCGTACGTAGCAGCGTTGCCTTCAAAAATGGCTTTGGCGAAAACAGGGATCAAAGTATCATAAGGCAGA
Coding sequences:
- a CDS encoding isochorismatase family cysteine hydrolase, which gives rise to MEQQKTVLLVMDMQTGILGMLPDASNLLKNTAKAISKARSQKIPIIYVTVGFRQNSPEISLNNKSFAASKDHFAAIDMAEFMKIHEDVKPQLDEVVVTKKRFSAFTGSDLEVVLRAYGAQHLIMAGISTSGVVLSTLREAADKDYRLTVLADCCLDADEEVHRVLTTKIFPRQADVLTVEEWIPLA
- a CDS encoding TolC family protein, with translation MKHWKKQYNFFVQITAFSLVLYSCDVTKPYVNKQTVPDHLYGDTATDPNANMAVLSWKEIFKDPLLQELITEGIENNLDLKTAAANLKAAEANFVQSKQAFLPSLSGNASAGAYHPSNAQASNTQVYQLYALSSWQADIWGKLRSTKRSMYASYLASEAYRQAVQTQLVANIAVTYYQLLAYDEQLNIVQQSLVVYSKDTETMKILKNSDVVTGAAVVQSAANYYAVKSTVPDIKNNIRQAENTMSLLLGRTPGTIKRDSLFNEQVYSELSTGLPVQLLANRPDVKEAEMQLRSYFEQVNIAETSFYPALTITGQAGLYSTQLKSFFSAGAFLANIVGGLTQPIFNNGLNKQKLKIAQANYEAAAYNYSKVLLTAGQEVSNALYQYQMVDEKTPSRQEQIANLEKAVHFTKELLKYTSATNYTDVLTSEQSLLSAKQSAVTDKLQQLQAVVNLYAALGGGWK
- a CDS encoding efflux RND transporter periplasmic adaptor subunit — protein: MIKNRYILFISVLLFSCSEKKPQKKETPVQSYQVLTLAPRQVTVYNDFPASVQGENVVEIKPMVSGYLQDIYVPEGASVTKGQLLFRIKNPQYEQDIITAKGAIKIAEANVNTARMNVEKARPLVEQEIVSKYELSSALYTLQSQQAALSQAKATLSNAQTNQGYTYIRSPQNGTIGLIPYKIGALVSSTTADPLTTLSNTTNVFAYFSLSEKQLLDFMNTMKGSTTLEKLNNMPLVTLVLADGTVYPQKGRLETASGGIDSSTGTATFKAIFDNKLGLIQNGASATIRIPVSLDNALLAPQTAIYQMQDKSFVYQLMKGNQVMSTAVTTSPTDDGNFTVIKSGVKAGDKVLLNGLNISDSTVVKPIPANAEAVYSTMKTKSN
- a CDS encoding efflux RND transporter permease subunit, with amino-acid sequence MLKLFIRRPVLSTVISVIIVVLGILGVSSLPVAQYPDIAPPTIQVSASYPGANTTTLINSVVFPLEQQINGVEGMTYMTSSASNTGSASISVYFAVGVDPNQAAVDVQNRISTVLAKLPLAVTQAGVTVRKQQSSNVLIVGLYSERAQYDQKFLQNYTAINLVPQLQRAKGVGGATIFGGAMTYAMRIWLQPDKMAAYGLVPADVTAALNAQSFNAAPGKIGDNMDQAFQYDITYSGTLTSLDQFQNVIIKSIGSGQYLYLKDVARIDLGTQTYTSATAINGKPAVAIAVSQTPGSNAQEVIVGAQKVMADASKSFPSGIKMMELVNINNFLSESITKVLHTLIECFLLVFVVILIFLQDVRSTIIHGVSVPVSIIGTFFFLYLFGYSLNLLTLFALVLAIGIVVDDAVVVVEAVHSKLEHGYTSPRKAAIDAMGEIAPAIISITLVMASVFLPVTFLGGSAGVFYKQFGITLAIAIMISAVNALTLSPALAAMFLRPHKQEEKGAKKGFLQKIKDGFNSNYEKLINKYTASIGFLIKRKWMTAGIVLLFGGLFYFTIKSVASSFVPSEDMGTIFVNVTLPAAATKERVQIINKQIDQIAHTIPQVQASMTTLGQNQLGGSGSSYGMLILRLTPWSQRPGITDKDVIQQLTEKTKNIQGASINFMQQPTISGFGTSGGFTFQIEDRGGHSISDFYAVAQNFLAALNKRSEIQYAATAFNPNFPQYEVDVNIAKCEDNGIQPADILNLMNVYYGSSYVSNFTEFGQQYQIILQADNPYRGTVEQMNNIKIRTSSGTMSPVSEYITMKKVYGPSSISRFNMYNAISVNGSPNIGFSTGQSMEAINEVAAKVLPPGYSFEYSGISKEEQSSGSQAGIIFLLSLCFVYLLLSALYESYILPLAVILSLPVGLSGIFVFAKLFGIDNNIYVQICMIMLIGLLAKNAILMVEFSLEKRHEGMDLLESALAGAKIRIRPILMTSLAFIFGLMPLMFSTGVGANGNKSIGIGSIGGMLFGTLLGIFVIPGLYVIFQGLQEKIRSNKYDDNDELIVENKK
- a CDS encoding helix-turn-helix transcriptional regulator, producing the protein MEKKENTPLKITSISELHHLMDLPKPLHPLISLVDNTKMSVNTELFNRSFALDFYKISYKYSENGKMGYGQGYYDFNEGGMMFTAPNQILFTDQESQYCGYTLLIHPDFIRNYPVAKNIKKYGFFSYDTNEALHLSDKEKTTVTGLLDNIQDELNTAIDEVSQDVIVSYIEVLLNYSNRFYKRQFITRKALNNDVLSKMEHILDNYFNTQETLNTGLPTVEFLASKLNLSPHYLSDMLRNLTGQNAQQHIHEKLIEKAKEYLTTTNFSVSEVAYHLGFEHSQSFNKLFKKKTNITPLNFKQSFN